The following proteins come from a genomic window of Silene latifolia isolate original U9 population unplaced genomic scaffold, ASM4854445v1 scaffold_62:4597612-6569265, whole genome shotgun sequence:
- the LOC141639942 gene encoding uncharacterized protein LOC141639942: protein MVRQPAQQEHNLLRRLSQYLPPRFASDAPRKIKPVTDRIARGPEEATRDFLNRFNREKVAIPRCDIATVIEAFRQGLRQDSDLYKDLTKYPCTTFEEVQTKAIAVMRLEEDSGPRRAAYGTDSISRKAPVQKQSERAKPYSKPVNKVSEGPGGKNNSEAPPKVLPTPPPVCTRIVNVITGGSELCGLTYSAAKRHATQTKEDKPEFSCRISRQDLPAVTFDEADAQNAPEQHHDALIITLPIGNCEVRKILVDTGSSVNLIMLETPKVMGFSEKDLATKEVPLVGFSGETKHSLGEIIIPTYAKGVNKQVRYLVIDGPSTYNVILGRP from the exons ATGGTTCGTCAGCCTGCCCAACAAGAGCATAACCTGCTTCGCCGACTTAGTCAATACCTTCCACCACGGTTTGCCAGTGACGCACCGAGAAAAATCAAACCGGTGACTGATCGAATAGCGCGGGGACCCGAGGAGGCCACGAGAGATTTCCTGAACAGGTTCAACAGAGAGAAGGTGGCAATCCCACGGTGCGACATAGCCACGGTCATAGAAGCTTTCCGCCAAGGGCTCCGCCAGGACTCAGACCTATACAAAGACTTGACCAAGTACCCATGCACTACCTTCGAGGAAGTACAAACAAAGGCAATTGCAGTCATGCGGTTGGAGGAAGACTCAGGACCCAGGAGAGCTGCTTATGGCACAGATAGTATATCCAGAAAGGCACCTGTACAGAAGCAGAGCGAAAGAGCCAAACCCTACAGCAAGCCTGTGAACAAAGTTTCCGAGGGCCCAGGGGGAAAGAATAACTCTGAGGCACCTCCAAAG GTTCTGCCTACTCCTCCACCTGTGTGCACTAGAATTGTGAATGTTATTACAGGAGGCTCGGAACTGTGCGGCTTAACTTATTCAGCAGCCAAAAGACACGCCACACAAACCAAAGAAGATAAGCCAGAGTTTTCCTGCAGAATCAGCCGCCAGGACCTCCCAGCCGTCACCTTTGACGAAGCAGACGCACAAAACGCCCCGGAACAGCACCACGACGCTCTTATCATCACCCTCCCCATAGGAAACTGTGAGGTACGGAAGATCCTAGTGGACACAGGAAGCTCCGTCAACCTAATTATGCTGGAAACACCGAAGGTCATGGGGTTCAGTGAGAAGGACTTGGCAACGAAAGAGGTACCTCTAGTCGGTTTCAGTGGCGAAACAAAGCACTCTCTAGGAGAAATCATCATCCCGACCTATGCCAAAGGAGTCAACAAGCAGGTAAGATACTTGGTTATCGATgggccctctacttacaatgtaatTCTTGGTAGGCCCTAG